From the Lathyrus oleraceus cultivar Zhongwan6 chromosome 3, CAAS_Psat_ZW6_1.0, whole genome shotgun sequence genome, the window GACACTATCATGAAAATTTCAGACTGCTCATAGAGtctagagatgcatcttcgaaagCACCTATTTTAGCTATTTCTCAGTCTAAATTGAAGAGGCGTCTTTATTATGGCAAAAATTAATCTGACAAGGCATTTCTATATGTATAAAAAGTGTGTCAGAAAATGCATCTTCATAAACACCATTTATTCAAAAGTTTGTGGGTGGTCCGAAGATGCATCACTGGAAGATAATATTTCATATCTCGTGTCAGGCCTTCCCTCTTCCTCCTTCTTCATTTTCTAAAAAAGTTCTCAAAACAACATTTGAGTTATGCAACACTGAACCttctcattcattcatccaaACACGATTCATTTGAGCTCTGCAACATTGAAACTTCTCCTCCTTTCCAGCATCTCAAATATTCAAACTACTTCTCATCATTTTTTAGGTAACTACTCCTCCTCCTTTTCATTTTTTGTTTTATAGATAGTTGTTTAGACTACATTAGATGTATTAGGTATGATAGACAGTAGCGTAAACTAAATTGATAGGCTAGAAGAACATGCATTGAGGTTTTTTTTACTGTTAGAGGAAAAATGGTGTATCTTCCATGGGAGACAATTGTGGGTTTTCCTGCAGATGCTTCTTCGGATTTAGTCTGCATTGTTTTTGGAGATACATCTTCGGATTGGACTCTTGCAAAATTCTGGTTTATTCTGTAGAATTTTTGAATTTCTCCAGACATGTTGTTTATATTTGTCTTTGTTTCTAATGCATGTGCAATGGCTGAAGACAACACTGGTCGGATTAGGCTTAGGTGTGTATCCCAAACTGCGTTGGTACGACGTGAGAGGACCGCAAAAAGGACCGCAAGGCCACGAGTTACTGATAACTCATTTGATGGTGCATCTACTTTGCATTCTCGAGGTTCCCACCTGTCTGGTTCTCGTAGCCTCTCAGGCCTCACAAGCAGCAGAACCTAAAGTTCTCGATGCCCCTATTGACCCTGAAACTCATGAGGAAGTCGTTGTCGATTCTGATGTCCCATTAAAGAGTTACCCATAAGGCTTATTTGACACCTCATTACTACATCTTTATGCAGTCCATGCTGCTAGTCATGTCTGCCATGGAGAGgtatatttattttctttttcaataCATATGTTGTTGACTAATTAAATCCATACTAATGGTTATATTTTCTTTTTACATGAGAGTGATTGTTTGAAATTTCTTAACCACGGAGGGAAGATTTTGGAGCTGCCACAACCCACTAGTGCTTGATTTGTTGATGTTATCTGCTATTTCGGGCTTGTCGATTTATGTTCTCTGGCTTACATTACCATAAACCACAACACACTGGCGATTTTTGCTAAAAGGCGACATTTAGAGACGTCATCTTTCCATCTACCTATAGGCAAGATGACCATCATCTAGCATGACGTCTCATGCCTCCGGTATCTTCCCATCAGGGGGAAATTACTAGACCACTAAAGGATCAGACAAGAGGAAGGGATCGACATGATGGTGCGCCATTTGGGGGATGACCCTACTAAGGCAACACAAGAGGCACATGACACTAGAGGTGCTCATGCGAGATTTGGTTTTTTGGAAAATATTTATAAAGGCCATTTGTAGGGAGCTTGGATGTCGAAGGTGATGACGTGCAAATTGAGTACCACTGACATTGCGCATTAAGGTGTTATCTCTTGTTCCTGGTTGACGTGTCCATGTTTGTGGACAAAAGTGCAACCTATGTCGATGTGGTCTACCTTAAGTACTTCACCGACCTGATTACGATTCACGAGTACAGCTGGGGGGCACCTGTTTGGTCTACCTATACTCGAAGATGGGCGAGAGTTATCGTTAGAAGACAAAGCAAATGACATGGATCTAGACGCTTCTTATGGTAATTTCTTATTACTGATATTTGTATAATTCATTTGTTAAATTTGTTATTAATATTGTATCTGAACCTAAGGGTGGCAAACAGGCATGCACGTCCTGTTTAAGCCCGTCCTgcaaaaaaacggggcgggaCAGACTTTTTTTTAGGAGACGGACCTAAAACCGTGCCCCACCCTGCAAAAAAATGAGTGTGGGGCAGGGCGAGCTCGCGAGCATTGCACCTTTTAAGCctaaaaattgaaaattttcaTGTTAATGCTAGTGTCCGCAAAAGCCCGCTAAATTGGGGGACGGGGCAAACATATTAGAGTGTGCGGACCTAAAACCTTGGTCTACCCGCAAAAAAATGCGGGTAAAACAGATTGTTCCAACGACTCGAGCCCGTTTTGTCACCCCTATCTGAACCATTTGCAAGGATGAATCATCTCTCACTTCCCTCGAATCACTTGGTGGGAAGTTGCACCTGCCTACGATGAAGACTAGCTACGTGCAACCGTTTTTGTTCCGTACATGGGGAATGGTGTGACCGAGTCATTCAGAGTCTCTCTTAACCGTATGGTAGCAGATGATGTTTGCTTCTACCCATGCGAGGGTCACCGTCATACACGTCAATTTGACGTCCTTTCCTTATACTCTAGATGGTTGGCATATAGGTCATCTCATATGTATCCTTATCTGCTCGAGCGAGTGATGCGCTAGTTTGGCTACTTGCAGATTATTCTGAGACCTGCCCATGAGTCTACTCCTCTCGTGTTGTGAAGATGGATAAAGCATCCAAAGAGTCAAGACTCTTTTAGGATGGCAGTCCCCAGTTGTCCCTCGTGGAGCGCATGGTTGTCGAGTTAcgacataccttgcagtttggGTGGATGAGGAGGAATGAGATTAGCAATACACAATAGTTAGTTTATGTTTGAATGTATGACTTTTTACTATTTTCAGATAAATTTTATGTATGGTCTTGCTTTTTGCATTAATGTATGACTTTTTGCTTTCATTTAAGTTTAATATAACTTCATTTTACGTTGATTTTACTTTGCTTTTACTTTCATGTAAGTAGACCTCAAAAAATTATGATGTTGGGACAATGGTGATGTTCTAAAATGATTGGGGTTATTTGAAAATGCATCTCCGAATACACCCAAATAGTATATGGAAACcttaatatatttttttaactCGGGTGAAACTCAAAAAATAAATGTTTAGAGTGATTTTGAATGTTTAGGGAGATGTATCTCCAAACACATGAAAGGCAAAAATAGATTTTCAAGGGTGTAGTATGCTTGAGTAAAGGCCTAATGAACAACATACATCATGAGGATCCATAATAATATTAATAACTCTAAAATTAACATCTAAAAACACTCTTAATCACATGACATTTCTGAGTTATGAAAGtcaagaaaaaataaaaaataaaaatactgAACCAATATTTCCTAATGATTTTCTATTCAATGATTATAATCCCTCATCTTTTCCTCAAATTAGAAGAGTGAGATCAAAAAGACAAAAATCACTGATAGTTAGCCACTAGAACTGAAATCAGGTCATGATATATATTCTGTTGAGAAAGTAAAGCAACATCTACATTAATTGGAATCAAGAAGCCAGTGCTTGATCTCATCCAATGACAGGTGAGTATTTCCAGAAAATGGAGTACTACATTCCTTAGCATTAGATACTAAGTTTTCAACATAAGAAATGTTTTCATTAGTATTTGACTCTTTAGCTAGGAAACCTTCATTTTCAATCCCACCATCAGGTTTCTGTTGGAAAACATTTTGCACTCTAGCTCCACTATTGATGATATTTTCATTTTCATCTCCAATTTCATGCTCATTTTTGTTCAGGCGAGCCACGTAACTCGAAAGAGAATCATTAGCCTGAATATCACAATATCCATAAGGACTCGAGTTATCATTTGACCGATAACATGGTTGGGTTTCATATGCTGGACTATGGTTTGGTTGTGTGAGCAATAAATTAATTGCTTGGGCAATCAAAACATCATTATTTTGTGCATAACTGTTTGAAAATCCTGTTGCAGAAGCATGATTTCTATCACCATACAGCGGATTGACATGATTGATGAAGCCAGATGCACCAAGAGGTGTAATGCAGTTCGTTGCGGCGGTGTTCCCAATGCCAATGCTGTCTATTCTGTTGACTCTTTGCCCTGGCTTCTTTTGGATGACGTGACTTTGTATACCTAGAGACATTCTTGGAGCAGTGTGCAAAGGATATCTGTTTCTCCCCAATGTAGTTCCGGGTTCTTGATATCTACTGTTGTTTGTGCCATTTGGGATTGTTAAGTTGGAATCTGTAGAGCATCCAAGGACATTATTTGACCTGGATATCTGATTCTGTAATCTAGAATTTAGCTTCATTGTAATCAGCCGAGAGGCCTGATTCTGAGGTACGAGATTCTCTGAGAGTGGCCGTGCTTGATTATGTAATCTAGAACTTAGTGAGGACAATGCATTGATTGCATTCATTCTAATCGGCTGAGAGGCCTGATTTTGAGGTGCCAGATTTCCCGAGAGTGGATGCATTTCAGTTGACCTCAAGGCGTTATTCTGTAATCTAGACCTTTGTGAAGAGCACACATTCATGGTTATCAGACGAGAGGCCTGATTTTGAGAAGTGAGATTTACTGGAGGTGTATGCAATGCCATTGGCCTTGACGCCTGATTAATTAACATGGAATTTGAAGACAGACGCGTGGACTGATTTTGAGGAGTAAGATTTACTGAGCGAGTACGCAATGCCGCTGTCCTTGAAGACAGAGGCGCGTTATCAAACGGCAAAATATAGTTATGTTGAGAATTCACAACATTACCTAAAGTACCATTGTTGGTTGAAGCTGGCAATGGAACATTCTTAACAAGCTTGGAATCTTTTCTCAGAGTTTTCCATGTCTCATATTTATCAGTCGCATGACAATGATCTGTAGTTAAAAGGCCATTGCCCCATTTCAGACACGGTGCTGGAGAGTCACACACATAACAGTGGCACTGTGTGTCATCAAAATCAGAAATCAAAGTAACTGAATCATATATTTATCACATAACATAAGCAAACATTAACAAGGTAATGCATTATGCTAAATTCCGATATAGTCTTAATAATTGATGTTTTTACCTGGGCACAGTATCTCTCGTGAGGGGTTGAAGAATAAGGAAAAGTAGCACAAAGATGCCGCGGATGAGGATAGTCTCTGCATGCAACCTGCAAGTAGAAAAACAAAATGAACCTCACCATATATGGTATAAAATTTAAAGAATCCTTTCACACTATGTTTTCTTCCAAATACTCAACATTTAACTATAATCACAATCAAGACTAACAAATCAAATTATAATCATGGAACTTAAGAGAATGGAATTGAAGAAAATACCTGACCCTTTTCCCCAACTACAAGCAACTCATCAGACCCATTAGGAGAATCATTGACATGTGTAACTTGCTTTTCTGGGTCACCATCAAGAATCACACAGTCATCATCATCGTCTACATTAGGTTTACTCACTTCACCTGACGAAACAACCTCGGTTAATTCTTCATCCGACATATCCAAAAACTGCTTTACCCAATCAGAACCGATACTAACTTCACTTTCCTTGTACAAACAACAGTGTTGTCGTCGCTTCTGTTCATCGTCTTCTTCTAAGGCTATGTCCAACATAACTGGTATGTTTTCCATAGAGACATGAAAAACGGTTTAAATTCAGAGAAACCTTAAAAAGATGATGTTTTTGGAGAAAACTGGTAGTGGGGTTGTGGGGTTGGGTGGGACTGTACAAATTCAGATTCTGGTACTATTACAAATCGTGTGATATAAATAGAATTGAATGCgagaaaattcaaaaaaaggaACGAAGAAATAGAAAGTAACGGCTTTGAATGTTAAACGTTACTAAGAGGAATTTGAGAGAGTGAGGGGAGTGGGGGAAGTTTTCAAGACTCCTTCCATACTTTAGTGGAAGAAAAATTCAAATAATGAAGAAAAAATACCGGAAAAAGACGAGAAACCTGAGTTGTTGTTTTTTAAGGCTGAAAAATGAATTGTTGAAAAATATAAATATGtgacttttttattttttttattaaagtTAAAGAATAATTGTCTTAATTTGTGCTCTAAAGTCATCTAAGAAATTTAGAATTAAAAATTTTATATagataaaaaataataatttaaagTCACAATTTTATAAAGTAAATTTTTTATTAATCATATCATTTTAAAAcaattgatttatttttatttttattatacAATTTAAAAATATCTCatctattaatattttatttatatttaattttattataacTTCAAATATTAATTTAAATCTTTTTGATTAATATTAGCATGAAATAAAAGTAAATAATAAATCAAATCAAACTTTTTTcttattattaatttaaaatacataaatttataaaaaaaaaactaaacaTTAGGGATAAATATAATTGTCAAAAACAGTttgaataaaaaaaatttaaataactGAATTTTAAGAAAATGATTAAATTATAAAATGAAAAGTTAgtataatattttaaataattgaATAACTTAAACATTTTTTTATGAAAGATTAGTATTTTACTCGTTCATTCACGCCGGCGTTGTCGCTCGTAATTGATTCTCGAATGATTAAgttaaaattaattatttattaattaaattaaattaaattatttttcaATTAGAAAGATCatattaatttataaaaaaaggagattattttaatattataatCCTCTTTTTAAATAGGGGATATATTAATGTTGTCACTCGTAATTGATTTTTGAATGGTTAGATTGTTGAGAGTTTGACCAGCATGCCACTCCTGTGAAATTATTTTCTCAATATGCCACTTTCTGAAATGAATTTCTCAATATGCCACATTTTTTATCCTCTAGTAGGAGTATTTTAATACTTTTCAGGCTCCTCCATCCTAGACGGCGGACGTCCCAAGAGGTCCAGTTGGGGTGCGCCATCTGGGATGGAGTGTGTATtactttatttttgttttttttttatttcagaattaatttaaaatgattaaaataattatttaatattaaaaattaattaaaatattatatttaactaaaaaagaattttttttaaaaaattaaatactttgatatataatatttttcataattatttaatattaattagtTATATAACCTTTTATATATTATTTGTAATAAATATATAATACTAATTAAGaattattatttataataattaattaattaaaattttgaaattaattttaaaaaagaaaactttaatttttttttaagaaatTAAATTAATTGTTACATAGtatttttaataaaaatgaaaaattaatgaTACTTAcaataaatttattaaaaataaatttttgttaatatttgtaataaatatataatactaattaaaaattaatatttataataattaattaattaattaattgttttaaaaataatttgttctaaaattaaaataaataataaataatgaCATATTATTAGcaaaatattttataataattaattaagATTTTGAAATTATATAGCTTTTTTTGTAATATTTGGTATAAATATTTAATGTTACATTTATTTTTTCCCGCCCAAATAATATTTTGATATAGATTTTTCCCGCTTAAACCATAgtataatattatttttatttccagTAGGTTTCCTATAAATATTGGAAGCATATGACAGATGAATATATCAGTTGAGAATGATGTCTGTGTGTTGcattgttttctttgaaacagATAAGCAGATGAGGGTTTGTTTGAATCCACAATGGAAGTTCAGGCAGTTGGTTTCTGCCATCAACGGAAGTTTTGGATAATTGGGTGGTCAGATTCGACGTGTTAGAAAAATTGAATATTATTGTCCTTACATAACTCTTACGGATGCTAGCCCAGATGGGACATACATGCATTATTGAGATCGTGTAGAAAATGATCTGGATGTTACTTGTATGTTTTCTGCGCATAGTGGAGAAGTTAGTCGAGGTGTTGAAGATCCACTTGTTTTAGCTGTTGTCGTTTAAAATGATAATATGATCAAAGGTGTTGTAGTGATTAGTTGTTATAACGTGTTGGAATAGTTGTAGTTTTTTAGCTTTAGATGAAGTTGTTATTATGTTGTAATCTGTCTTGTGTTGTAGAAGATAA encodes:
- the LOC127125948 gene encoding RPM1 interacting protein 13; its protein translation is MENIPVMLDIALEEDDEQKRRQHCCLYKESEVSIGSDWVKQFLDMSDEELTEVVSSGEVSKPNVDDDDDCVILDGDPEKQVTHVNDSPNGSDELLVVGEKGQVACRDYPHPRHLCATFPYSSTPHERYCAQCHCYVCDSPAPCLKWGNGLLTTDHCHATDKYETWKTLRKDSKLVKNVPLPASTNNGTLGNVVNSQHNYILPFDNAPLSSRTAALRTRSVNLTPQNQSTRLSSNSMLINQASRPMALHTPPVNLTSQNQASRLITMNVCSSQRSRLQNNALRSTEMHPLSGNLAPQNQASQPIRMNAINALSSLSSRLHNQARPLSENLVPQNQASRLITMKLNSRLQNQISRSNNVLGCSTDSNLTIPNGTNNSRYQEPGTTLGRNRYPLHTAPRMSLGIQSHVIQKKPGQRVNRIDSIGIGNTAATNCITPLGASGFINHVNPLYGDRNHASATGFSNSYAQNNDVLIAQAINLLLTQPNHSPAYETQPCYRSNDNSSPYGYCDIQANDSLSSYVARLNKNEHEIGDENENIINSGARVQNVFQQKPDGGIENEGFLAKESNTNENISYVENLVSNAKECSTPFSGNTHLSLDEIKHWLLDSN